One segment of Mycobacterium spongiae DNA contains the following:
- a CDS encoding LuxR C-terminal-related transcriptional regulator, with the protein MTFLVGGVDCAIRLSHTHPDKMATASAALAQAVDELVAVHEGQRLTEHGDGNSFVAAFTRASDAVGCALQLQQMPLTPIRLRIGVHTGQVQQRDEAHDASPTISRTAAVRDLAHGGQTLLSDATQQLVVDSLPADAWLTDLGTCRVRDLAERLVQLCHPSVDNMFPPLRTAKSVDTHHVPVHLTSFVGRGPQLTQLRKLLIDNRLVTLTGAGGIGKTRLGAELAVRVAPELGDGAWYVDLAAITDPTLVAVAVARAIGLHDRPGLATMEALVQYVGERQMLIMLDNCEHLLAAVASLAVDLLGACPASTLLATSREPLGVLGEVAFVVPSLSLADEAVELFADRARRVRQDFAVTAENEAAVAEICRRLDGMPLAIELAAARVRALSLEEIVTSLDDRFRLLTGGLRTVVARQQTLRASVDWSHALLTEDERVVLRRLSVFVGGFDLDAARAVAGSSPIESHQIRDQLALLVDKSLVVAEHTAGLTRYRLLETVRHYALEKLGESGEADELANRHSDYYTSLASSLIDPAASDFLQRLESAYDEMDNFQSAFGRSLESGAIGRALELASSLELLWGSHDAIQEGLAWLETGLAKIDAPNVAPEVRVQAIASRAALLAWVGVAAGDEETEEALTIARTLDDRELLVRALMTRGCAFLYDAEAAEPYFDEAVNTVREMGDSWLLSQVLARQTMPAVIAGDFAGIVATAAKALEAAEATGDRFTARHCRLLEGLATFMQGDLVLAAAQLGDVIEEAAAEHDAMFRVYALVIDGIVRVFQGDVVGARSRADAALEGCAELPGFHTGKAYICIALACLAAGDAVAAWRASEEARQRAGLEPLTVGFHGWAALGPLGCGDLAAARRWADDVISATKGSFRGAALSTRSRVAIAQRDFKQAEHDAYDALTLAANIRSSLIVADTFECLADLGYEAGNHRDAARLCGAADTARRGIGAVRFKVFDEGYEATVRGLREALGNNDFDSAWAEGAALSTAEAIAYARRGRGERKRSATGWASLTLTEVQIVRLVGEGLANKDIATRLFVSYRTVQTHLTHIYAKLGLTSRLQLAQEAARHI; encoded by the coding sequence GTGACATTTCTTGTGGGCGGTGTTGACTGTGCAATTCGCCTGTCGCACACCCATCCCGACAAGATGGCAACGGCCAGCGCCGCGCTCGCTCAGGCGGTGGACGAGCTGGTTGCGGTCCATGAGGGACAGCGGCTGACTGAACACGGAGACGGTAATAGCTTCGTGGCCGCGTTCACCCGCGCCAGTGATGCTGTGGGGTGCGCGTTGCAGCTACAGCAGATGCCGTTGACGCCGATCCGGTTGCGTATCGGGGTTCATACCGGCCAAGTGCAGCAGCGCGACGAAGCTCACGATGCGAGTCCAACGATCAGCAGAACCGCGGCCGTGCGGGATCTGGCTCACGGTGGCCAGACGCTTCTGTCGGATGCCACCCAGCAGCTCGTCGTCGATTCGCTACCGGCGGACGCCTGGCTGACCGACCTGGGCACCTGTCGGGTGCGTGATCTGGCCGAACGATTGGTGCAGCTGTGCCATCCCAGCGTGGACAACATGTTCCCGCCCTTGAGGACTGCTAAAAGTGTTGATACGCATCACGTTCCGGTGCACTTGACCAGTTTTGTGGGCCGCGGCCCACAACTGACCCAGCTGCGAAAGCTGTTGATCGACAACCGGCTGGTGACGCTGACCGGCGCCGGCGGTATCGGCAAAACTCGTCTGGGTGCTGAGCTGGCCGTGCGCGTTGCGCCGGAGCTGGGCGACGGTGCCTGGTATGTCGACCTCGCGGCGATCACCGATCCCACACTCGTTGCGGTCGCGGTGGCCCGTGCCATTGGACTTCACGATCGGCCCGGCTTGGCAACGATGGAAGCGCTGGTCCAGTACGTAGGCGAGCGCCAGATGCTGATAATGCTGGACAACTGCGAACATCTGCTGGCTGCTGTTGCGTCTTTGGCGGTTGACCTGTTGGGTGCCTGCCCCGCGTCGACGCTGCTGGCAACCAGCCGGGAGCCTCTCGGCGTGCTCGGGGAAGTCGCGTTTGTGGTGCCCTCCTTGTCGCTGGCCGATGAGGCCGTGGAGTTGTTCGCCGATCGGGCTCGTCGGGTTCGGCAGGATTTCGCGGTGACCGCGGAGAACGAGGCCGCCGTGGCTGAGATCTGCCGGCGGCTTGACGGCATGCCGCTGGCCATCGAGCTGGCGGCAGCGCGGGTGCGGGCGTTGTCGCTGGAGGAGATCGTCACCAGCCTCGATGACCGGTTTCGTCTTCTGACCGGTGGTTTGCGTACCGTGGTGGCCCGCCAGCAGACGTTGCGCGCCTCGGTCGATTGGTCGCATGCGTTGCTGACCGAGGACGAACGCGTCGTGTTGCGTCGGCTCTCGGTGTTCGTGGGTGGGTTCGATCTAGACGCGGCCCGCGCTGTGGCCGGCAGCAGCCCGATCGAGAGCCATCAAATCCGCGACCAGCTCGCGCTGCTCGTCGACAAGTCTCTGGTCGTAGCCGAACACACCGCTGGCCTCACACGCTATCGCCTCTTAGAGACGGTGCGTCACTACGCGTTGGAGAAACTGGGAGAATCCGGCGAAGCCGACGAACTCGCTAACCGTCACAGCGACTACTACACGTCACTGGCGAGTTCCCTGATCGACCCTGCAGCAAGTGACTTCCTGCAACGCCTCGAGTCCGCATACGACGAGATGGACAATTTTCAAAGCGCATTCGGGCGCAGCCTCGAAAGCGGAGCCATTGGCCGGGCGTTGGAGCTTGCGTCTTCGCTCGAGCTGCTCTGGGGATCGCACGACGCGATCCAGGAAGGTCTCGCCTGGCTTGAGACCGGGCTCGCCAAAATCGATGCGCCCAACGTGGCACCCGAAGTCCGTGTGCAAGCAATCGCCAGCCGGGCGGCGCTTCTGGCCTGGGTCGGCGTCGCGGCAGGCGATGAGGAAACCGAAGAAGCCCTGACCATCGCCCGAACCCTCGATGACAGGGAATTATTGGTGCGCGCGCTGATGACCCGTGGCTGCGCCTTTCTTTATGACGCCGAGGCCGCCGAACCCTATTTCGACGAGGCGGTCAACACTGTCCGAGAAATGGGCGATTCGTGGCTGCTGAGCCAGGTTCTGGCCCGGCAGACCATGCCGGCGGTAATCGCCGGTGATTTCGCCGGGATAGTTGCGACTGCGGCGAAGGCGCTCGAGGCTGCCGAGGCCACAGGTGACCGATTCACCGCCCGTCATTGCCGCTTGCTTGAGGGATTGGCGACATTCATGCAAGGCGATCTGGTGCTGGCGGCGGCGCAGCTCGGTGACGTGATCGAGGAAGCGGCCGCGGAGCATGACGCGATGTTTCGGGTCTATGCCTTGGTCATCGATGGCATCGTACGGGTGTTCCAAGGCGACGTGGTTGGTGCCCGATCCCGTGCCGACGCAGCCCTCGAAGGCTGCGCCGAACTTCCTGGGTTTCACACGGGCAAGGCATACATCTGTATTGCGCTTGCGTGCCTCGCCGCTGGTGATGCGGTCGCGGCCTGGCGGGCCAGCGAAGAAGCTCGCCAGCGCGCCGGCCTAGAACCACTGACGGTTGGATTTCACGGGTGGGCGGCCTTGGGGCCGCTGGGTTGTGGCGACCTTGCCGCGGCCCGTCGCTGGGCCGACGACGTGATCTCGGCGACGAAGGGCTCGTTTCGAGGTGCGGCGCTGTCGACCCGTTCGCGGGTCGCGATCGCCCAGCGTGATTTCAAACAAGCCGAACACGACGCCTACGATGCGCTTACGCTTGCCGCCAATATCCGCAGCTCGCTCATCGTTGCGGACACTTTCGAATGTCTCGCCGATCTCGGGTACGAGGCAGGTAACCACCGCGACGCGGCGAGGTTGTGCGGCGCGGCCGACACCGCTCGGCGGGGCATCGGCGCCGTGCGTTTCAAGGTCTTCGACGAAGGCTATGAGGCGACGGTGCGAGGCCTGCGCGAGGCCTTAGGAAACAACGACTTTGACAGCGCTTGGGCTGAGGGCGCGGCGTTGTCGACCGCGGAAGCCATCGCCTACGCCCGCCGCGGTCGCGGCGAACGCAAACGTTCGGCCACGGGTTGGGCGTCGCTGACTCTGACCGAGGTCCAGATCGTGCGGCTCGTGGGTGAAGGGCTGGCCAACAAAGACATCGCCACGCGGCTATTCGTTTCATACCGGACTGTCCAGACCCACCTCACCCACATCTACGCCAAGCTCGGGCTGACCTCGCGCCTGCAGCTCGCTCAAGAGGCAGCGCGCCACATCTAA
- a CDS encoding sensor domain-containing protein, whose translation MPTTTAAPDVDSLIVSVEDARRIASFEDLTPDAHADTRKPSRGDPNAPGPCRAASNSDLTFGSRWTAFRRVGYIAATDALAPGEGVSMVAEVSQAVAMYANSDTARQVLDRLESSLRACAALRDPDYDFTLERPDDSTLKLSAADWSHLYREKSSVLISVGVVGLERTDQIANNVLQTVTDRIN comes from the coding sequence ATGCCGACCACCACGGCGGCACCTGACGTCGACTCGTTGATCGTCAGCGTCGAAGATGCGCGGCGGATAGCCAGTTTCGAAGACCTCACTCCGGACGCGCACGCGGATACACGCAAACCGTCGCGGGGAGACCCGAACGCTCCGGGTCCCTGCCGCGCGGCAAGCAATAGCGATCTCACTTTCGGCAGCCGCTGGACGGCGTTTCGGCGGGTTGGGTATATCGCGGCGACCGATGCCCTTGCGCCGGGTGAGGGGGTCTCGATGGTCGCCGAAGTCAGCCAGGCCGTCGCCATGTACGCGAATTCGGATACCGCGCGTCAAGTGCTCGATCGGCTGGAGTCGTCACTACGAGCGTGCGCTGCTCTGCGTGACCCCGACTACGACTTCACCCTGGAAAGGCCGGACGACTCCACCTTGAAGCTCAGTGCTGCCGACTGGAGCCACCTGTACCGCGAGAAATCTTCGGTGTTGATATCCGTCGGCGTGGTTGGTCTGGAACGGACCGACCAGATCGCCAACAACGTCCTTCAAACTGTCACCGATCGCATCAACTAG
- the mrx1 gene encoding mycoredoxin Mrx1, with protein sequence MTSAAVTIYTTEWCGYCFRLKTALEANRISYDEVDIELNAAAAEFVASVNHGNRTVPTVRFADGSTMTNPSAGEVQAKLAEAAG encoded by the coding sequence ATGACGAGCGCTGCAGTCACCATCTACACCACGGAATGGTGCGGCTACTGTTTCCGCCTCAAGACAGCACTCGAGGCCAACAGAATCTCGTACGACGAGGTCGACATAGAACTAAACGCAGCAGCCGCGGAGTTCGTCGCGTCCGTCAACCATGGCAATAGGACGGTCCCCACAGTGCGGTTTGCCGACGGGTCGACAATGACCAACCCGAGCGCGGGTGAAGTGCAAGCGAAGCTTGCCGAGGCCGCGGGCTAG
- a CDS encoding ATP-dependent DNA helicase UvrD2 translates to MLMVADPWTAGLDDEQREAVLAPRGPVCVLAGAGTGKTRTITHRIAQLVASGHVAAGQILAVTFTQRAAGEMRTRLRALDTAAGAGSGVGAVQALTFHAAAHRQLRYFWPRVIADTGWQLLDSKFAIVARAAGRARLNASTDDIRDLAGEIEWAKASLIGPEEYANAVAAARRDIPLDAAQIAAAYTEYEALKVQAEGVTLLDFDDLLLHTAAAIENDAGVAEEFRDRYRCFVVDEYQDVTPLQQRVLSAWLGERDDVTVVGDANQTIYSFTGASPRFLLDFSRRFPDATVVRLERDYRSTPQVVSLANQVIAGARGRVAGSKLQLSGQREAGPVPSFSEYPDEPAEAAAVAESIARLIESGTPASEIAILYRVNAQSEVYEEALTEAGIAYQVRGGEGFFNRQEIKQALLALQRAAERVAVGGIEGSLSDVVREVLEPLGLTTEPPVGTRARERWEALTALAELVDDEVAQRPQLQFSELLAELRMRADARHPPVVQGVTLASLHAAKGLEWDAVFLVGLVDGTLPISHAVAHGPESERVEEERRLLYVGITRARVHLALSWALSRAAGGRQSRKPSRFLNGIAPQTRQDPAPTKSRRNRAAATRCRICNNELATPSAVMLRRCDTCAADVDEELLLQLKSWRLATAKEQNVPAYVVFSDNTLIAIAELLPVDDAALIAIPGIGARKLEQYGPDVLDLVRGRA, encoded by the coding sequence ATGCTGATGGTCGCAGATCCGTGGACTGCCGGGCTGGACGACGAGCAGCGCGAAGCGGTGCTGGCTCCTCGCGGACCTGTTTGTGTGCTTGCGGGCGCCGGAACAGGCAAAACCCGCACCATTACGCACCGCATCGCCCAGCTCGTCGCGAGCGGTCATGTCGCCGCCGGGCAAATACTCGCGGTGACCTTCACCCAGCGTGCGGCGGGGGAGATGCGCACCAGGTTGCGGGCGCTCGACACCGCAGCGGGGGCCGGCTCTGGCGTCGGCGCCGTGCAGGCGCTGACCTTTCACGCCGCCGCGCACCGCCAACTGCGTTACTTCTGGCCGCGGGTGATCGCAGACACCGGGTGGCAGTTGCTAGACAGCAAGTTCGCGATCGTCGCCCGCGCGGCCGGCCGCGCCAGGCTCAATGCCAGTACGGACGACATCCGCGACCTCGCCGGCGAGATCGAGTGGGCCAAAGCATCGCTGATCGGCCCGGAGGAGTATGCGAACGCCGTCGCGGCGGCGCGGCGCGATATCCCGCTGGATGCTGCGCAGATCGCCGCCGCTTACACGGAGTATGAGGCCCTCAAAGTCCAGGCCGAAGGTGTCACCCTGCTCGACTTCGACGACCTACTGCTGCACACCGCGGCCGCGATTGAAAACGACGCCGGTGTGGCCGAGGAATTTCGGGACCGCTACCGCTGTTTCGTCGTTGACGAGTACCAAGACGTCACCCCTCTGCAGCAGCGAGTGCTTTCGGCCTGGCTGGGTGAGCGAGACGACGTTACTGTCGTCGGCGACGCCAATCAGACCATTTACTCGTTCACCGGGGCCTCGCCTCGCTTCCTGCTTGACTTCTCGCGGCGTTTCCCGGACGCCACGGTGGTGCGCCTCGAGCGTGACTACCGGTCCACGCCGCAGGTGGTCTCGCTCGCCAATCAAGTGATCGCGGGCGCCCGGGGCCGGGTTGCGGGCAGCAAGTTGCAGCTGTCCGGCCAGCGTGAAGCAGGTCCGGTCCCCTCCTTTAGCGAGTATCCCGATGAACCTGCCGAGGCCGCCGCCGTAGCGGAGTCGATCGCGCGGCTCATCGAATCTGGCACCCCAGCGTCCGAGATAGCCATCCTCTACCGGGTCAATGCGCAGTCCGAGGTCTACGAAGAGGCGTTGACCGAGGCGGGCATCGCCTATCAAGTCCGTGGTGGCGAGGGATTTTTCAATCGTCAGGAGATCAAGCAGGCGTTGCTCGCCTTACAGCGTGCCGCCGAACGGGTCGCTGTGGGTGGTATCGAGGGGTCGCTGTCGGATGTGGTTCGCGAGGTCCTGGAACCGCTCGGGCTGACGACCGAGCCTCCTGTCGGCACCCGTGCCCGGGAGCGGTGGGAGGCCCTTACTGCGCTGGCTGAATTGGTCGACGACGAGGTCGCGCAGCGTCCGCAGCTGCAGTTTTCTGAGTTGTTGGCTGAGCTTCGGATGCGCGCCGACGCGCGGCACCCACCGGTGGTTCAAGGCGTCACGCTGGCTTCACTGCACGCGGCGAAGGGACTCGAGTGGGATGCAGTGTTCCTGGTAGGGCTGGTCGATGGCACCCTGCCTATCTCGCACGCCGTGGCGCACGGCCCGGAGAGCGAGCGTGTCGAAGAAGAGCGTCGCTTGCTCTATGTTGGGATCACGAGAGCCCGAGTGCATTTGGCACTCAGCTGGGCACTATCGCGTGCCGCGGGCGGGCGCCAGAGCCGCAAGCCGTCGCGGTTCCTCAACGGCATCGCGCCGCAGACACGGCAAGATCCAGCACCGACCAAATCGCGGCGCAACCGCGCAGCCGCGACCCGGTGCCGGATCTGCAACAACGAGCTGGCCACGCCTTCAGCCGTCATGCTGCGTCGTTGTGACACCTGTGCCGCCGACGTCGACGAAGAATTGTTGTTGCAACTCAAATCTTGGCGTCTCGCCACCGCCAAGGAGCAAAATGTGCCCGCATATGTCGTCTTCAGCGACAACACACTGATCGCGATCGCCGAGTTGCTGCCGGTCGACGACGCGGCGCTGATCGCCATCCCGGGCATCGGTGCACGCAAGCTCGAGCAGTACGGACCGGACGTCTTGGACTTGGTTCGCGGCCGTGCCTAA
- a CDS encoding WhiB family transcriptional regulator, giving the protein MSAPTVSRRTPSQPTGQTPKQTLPAVPCRVGDPDLWFADTPADLERAKTLCASCPVRRQCLAAALERAEPWGVWGGEIFERGSIVSRKRPRGRPRKDVVAA; this is encoded by the coding sequence ATGTCGGCACCGACAGTCTCGAGACGGACCCCCAGCCAGCCCACCGGACAGACCCCTAAACAGACACTGCCGGCGGTGCCGTGTCGCGTCGGCGATCCCGACCTGTGGTTCGCTGATACCCCGGCCGATCTCGAGCGGGCCAAGACGCTCTGCGCGAGCTGCCCGGTGCGGCGTCAGTGCCTGGCCGCGGCGCTGGAACGCGCCGAACCGTGGGGCGTGTGGGGCGGCGAGATCTTCGAACGCGGCTCGATTGTCAGTCGCAAGCGTCCGCGCGGGCGTCCGCGCAAAGACGTTGTTGCCGCCTGA
- a CDS encoding macrolide-binding ATPase MABP-1: MDDGCVSEIKRGRAARNAKLASLPVGMAGRAALGFGKRLTGKSKDEVTTELMEKAANQLFAVLGELKGGAMKVGQALSVMEAAIPEQFGEPYREALTKLQKDAPPLPAAKVHRVLDGQLGTKWRERFRSFDDTPVASASIGQVHKALWSDGREVAVKIQYPGADEALRADLKTMQRLVGVLKQLSPGADVQGVVDELVERTEMELDYRLEADNQRAFAKAYAGHPRFAVPHIVASAPKVVIQEWIDGVPMAEIIRDGTVEQRDLMGTLLLELTFDAPRRLEMLHGDAHPGNFMLLPDGRMGVIDFGAVAPLPGGYPIELGMTIRLARDTNYDLLLPTMEKAGLIQPGHQVSVREIDEMLRQHVEPIRVEVFHYTRKWLQKMTVRQMDRSVEQIKTARQMDLPAKLAIPMRVIASVSAILCQLDAHVPVKALTEELVPGFAEPDNAVV; the protein is encoded by the coding sequence ATGGATGATGGGTGTGTGTCAGAGATCAAACGTGGCCGCGCAGCGCGCAACGCCAAGCTGGCCAGCCTGCCCGTCGGCATGGCTGGCCGGGCGGCCCTCGGCTTCGGGAAACGACTGACCGGCAAGTCGAAGGACGAAGTCACCACCGAGCTGATGGAGAAGGCAGCCAATCAGCTTTTTGCCGTCCTGGGCGAGCTCAAGGGCGGGGCGATGAAGGTTGGCCAAGCGCTGTCTGTCATGGAGGCCGCCATTCCCGAGCAGTTCGGCGAGCCCTACCGAGAAGCGCTGACCAAGCTGCAAAAGGACGCGCCACCGCTGCCTGCCGCCAAAGTACATCGGGTACTCGACGGACAGCTGGGCACCAAGTGGCGAGAACGGTTCCGTTCTTTCGACGACACCCCCGTGGCGTCGGCCAGCATTGGCCAGGTGCATAAAGCGCTCTGGTCCGACGGCCGCGAAGTGGCGGTCAAGATCCAATACCCGGGTGCCGACGAGGCCTTACGGGCCGACCTCAAGACCATGCAGCGATTGGTTGGGGTGCTCAAACAGCTCTCCCCCGGCGCCGACGTCCAGGGCGTCGTCGATGAGCTGGTTGAACGCACCGAGATGGAACTCGACTACCGGCTCGAGGCCGACAACCAGCGCGCATTCGCCAAGGCCTACGCCGGCCACCCACGCTTCGCGGTGCCCCACATCGTGGCGAGCGCACCAAAGGTGGTGATCCAGGAGTGGATCGACGGCGTGCCGATGGCCGAGATTATCCGCGATGGAACCGTCGAGCAGCGCGACCTGATGGGCACGCTGCTACTCGAACTCACCTTCGATGCTCCGCGCCGGTTGGAGATGCTGCACGGCGACGCCCATCCCGGGAACTTCATGCTGCTGCCCGACGGACGAATGGGCGTCATCGATTTCGGCGCCGTTGCGCCGTTGCCCGGGGGCTACCCGATCGAGCTCGGTATGACCATTCGTTTGGCCCGGGACACCAACTACGACCTGCTGCTGCCGACGATGGAGAAAGCCGGGCTAATCCAGCCGGGCCACCAGGTATCCGTGCGTGAGATCGACGAGATGTTGCGCCAGCACGTCGAGCCGATCCGGGTCGAGGTGTTCCACTACACGCGCAAGTGGCTGCAGAAAATGACCGTGAGGCAGATGGACCGCTCGGTTGAGCAGATCAAGACGGCACGGCAAATGGACCTGCCGGCCAAGCTCGCCATCCCGATGCGAGTGATCGCGTCGGTAAGTGCGATCCTCTGCCAACTGGATGCTCATGTGCCGGTCAAAGCGCTCACAGAAGAGCTGGTTCCCGGCTTCGCCGAGCCCGATAACGCTGTCGTGTAA
- a CDS encoding TOMM precursor leader peptide-binding protein: MPRAVPSSSYSLDPAMPVLLRPDGAVQVGWDPRRAVLVRPPSDLTAADLAALLESMRSPTSMAELRRQAVNHGLVDGNDLANLVAQLVRAGVATTHDDPGDRAAHGRAASIRVHGRGPLSDLLLQALRCSGARVGHSSQPHAAVTPAAVDLVVLSDYLVADPRMVRALRSEGVPHLLVRVRDGTGLVGPLVIPGVTSCLDCADLHRRDRDAAWPAIAAQLRDTVGIADRATLLATAALALSQVNRVIAAVRGCHGATDPPSALDATLEFDLNAGSIVARHWTRHPLCSC; the protein is encoded by the coding sequence ATGCCCAGGGCAGTGCCGTCCTCCTCATATTCGCTGGATCCAGCGATGCCGGTGCTGTTGCGACCAGACGGCGCCGTGCAGGTGGGCTGGGATCCGCGACGAGCGGTGTTGGTCAGACCGCCGTCGGACCTCACCGCGGCGGATCTGGCCGCGCTGTTGGAATCCATGAGGTCCCCGACATCGATGGCCGAGCTGCGCCGCCAAGCCGTCAACCATGGGCTGGTCGACGGCAATGACCTGGCGAACCTCGTCGCGCAGCTGGTTCGCGCCGGCGTAGCGACCACGCACGACGACCCTGGCGACCGGGCCGCCCACGGCCGCGCGGCATCGATTCGCGTCCATGGTCGCGGGCCACTGTCCGACTTGCTGCTGCAGGCGCTGCGGTGCTCCGGGGCTCGGGTTGGACACAGCAGCCAACCGCACGCGGCCGTGACTCCTGCAGCCGTAGATCTGGTGGTGCTGTCGGACTACCTAGTGGCCGATCCGCGCATGGTGCGCGCGCTGCGCAGCGAAGGTGTCCCGCACCTTCTGGTTCGAGTTCGCGATGGCACCGGCCTCGTCGGGCCGTTGGTGATCCCCGGCGTGACCAGCTGTCTGGACTGCGCGGACCTGCATCGCAGGGACCGCGACGCCGCCTGGCCGGCCATCGCTGCCCAATTGCGGGACACCGTCGGAATAGCCGATCGGGCCACCTTGCTGGCAACCGCCGCGCTCGCGCTCAGCCAAGTAAACCGGGTGATCGCCGCGGTGCGTGGGTGCCACGGTGCGACCGACCCGCCGTCGGCACTCGATGCCACGTTGGAGTTCGATCTCAATGCCGGATCCATCGTGGCACGTCACTGGACCCGACATCCGTTGTGCTCGTGCTGA
- a CDS encoding zinc-dependent metalloprotease translates to MADLPFGFSSGDDPERDKRRDDDSGSGSGANPLGSFGISGDFDMADLGQLFTRLGEMFGGFGTAMAAGKDSGPVNYALARQVASSSIGATAPIADTTKSAIGDAVHLADTWLNGTTALPAGTTNAVGWSPTDWVDNTLETWKRLCDPMAQQISSVWVSSLPEEAKTMAGPLLSMMSQMGGLAFGSQLGQALGHLSREVLTSTDIGLPLGPPGVAAILPDAVENFAAGLEEPRSEILTFLAAREAAHHRLFSHVPWLASQLLGAVEAYAMGMKIDMTGIEELAREFNPATLADPAAMEQLLSQGVFEPKATPSQTQALERLETLLALIEGWVQTVVTAALGERIPGEAALSETLRRRRASGGPAEQTFATLVGLELRPRKLREAATLWERLTQAAGMDARDAIWQHPDLLPAAEDLDDPAAFIDRIIGGDTSGIDEAIAELGRNRDIDGSDSDSGETGRSGGSVDN, encoded by the coding sequence ATGGCTGACCTGCCCTTCGGCTTCTCTTCCGGAGACGACCCCGAGCGCGACAAACGCCGCGACGACGATTCCGGCTCCGGCTCGGGCGCCAATCCGTTGGGCTCATTCGGGATCAGCGGCGACTTCGATATGGCCGACCTGGGACAACTCTTCACCCGCCTGGGCGAGATGTTCGGCGGCTTCGGCACTGCGATGGCAGCCGGAAAAGACTCCGGTCCGGTCAACTACGCGTTGGCCCGACAGGTCGCGTCCAGCTCGATCGGTGCCACCGCTCCCATCGCGGACACGACGAAGTCGGCCATCGGCGACGCGGTTCACCTGGCCGACACGTGGCTCAACGGGACCACCGCGTTGCCCGCCGGCACCACAAACGCGGTCGGCTGGAGCCCCACCGACTGGGTCGACAACACCCTGGAGACATGGAAGCGGCTGTGCGACCCCATGGCCCAGCAGATTTCTTCAGTGTGGGTCTCGTCGCTGCCGGAGGAAGCCAAGACGATGGCTGGCCCCCTGCTGTCGATGATGTCGCAGATGGGCGGCCTAGCGTTCGGTTCGCAGCTAGGGCAGGCGCTGGGTCACTTATCGCGCGAGGTGTTGACATCGACCGACATCGGTCTGCCGCTAGGCCCCCCTGGTGTGGCGGCGATACTGCCGGATGCCGTTGAAAATTTCGCCGCGGGTCTGGAGGAGCCGCGCAGCGAGATCTTGACGTTCCTGGCCGCCCGTGAGGCCGCGCATCATCGGCTGTTCAGCCACGTCCCCTGGCTGGCGAGCCAACTGCTAGGAGCCGTCGAGGCCTACGCCATGGGGATGAAGATCGACATGACGGGAATCGAGGAACTCGCCCGCGAATTCAATCCCGCGACGCTGGCCGATCCGGCGGCCATGGAACAGCTGCTGAGCCAAGGAGTGTTCGAGCCGAAGGCCACGCCCAGCCAGACCCAGGCGCTGGAGCGCCTCGAGACACTGCTTGCCTTGATCGAGGGGTGGGTACAGACCGTGGTCACCGCAGCACTGGGCGAGCGGATTCCGGGTGAAGCCGCGCTCAGCGAAACGCTGCGCCGGCGCCGCGCCAGTGGCGGCCCAGCCGAACAAACATTTGCAACTTTGGTCGGTCTGGAACTACGGCCGCGCAAGCTGCGAGAGGCCGCAACGCTGTGGGAACGGCTTACTCAAGCCGCCGGCATGGACGCTCGCGACGCGATTTGGCAGCATCCAGACCTGTTGCCTGCGGCTGAGGATCTCGATGACCCAGCGGCGTTCATCGACCGCATCATCGGTGGCGACACCAGCGGTATCGACGAGGCAATCGCCGAACTCGGGCGGAACCGCGACATCGACGGTAGCGACTCCGATAGCGGCGAGACCGGTCGCAGTGGCGGTTCTGTGGATAACTGA